Proteins found in one Desulfovibrio legallii genomic segment:
- a CDS encoding DNA adenine methylase, with translation MELFATDLERLAFLLEADAALTLDPDTLGSEAAEQSAPEELPPEKRPKYITNYIGSKQKLVDWIWKHTPEGAGTVLDAFSGSAVVAYMYKTKGLQVIANDRLRYCHHAAKAIIENNSVRLSEDEIEALLADNAKAGSFVQDNFKGIFFAKGVHALIDTIRANCDKLSGFKKDIALFGLGKTCMSGKGGFGHFSSSTDYGRRQDTPDEFKDRLRKNLQRINALVFDNDKENKAYRQDINDLLPKAKADLAYFDPPYATEFSTTNYERAYHFVEGLMTYWEGLEIKADTKVKYYETDHKTVTKANANEFFQTFLGNAKHIPHWLISYRDHAYPNEQEMKRIIGSFGKQSRMKSKDHHYAITSKHGEASNAKERLFVCAPGAKVSAEREEKPFPMAAAANFHTSIPVDIRLGEGERLATEAMDVGSAGDPQFSFVLCRTGTNKNGDHFTAEELSGRHMTAVNKKVDLQHSQEFNDIVGGIVAADYLEDDNGGRVECVGELYVHDTPAARLAYKLMKRGIISQVSMECDYQEGECSVCHKRFQNKADYCTHLRKFKGRDFNGQPVFEILHGVTFTGLGLLDRKGADENARILQVASLQSQPDQSQPEGDSTMEDKTKPTDDPAVEAAKKKPAQQEGDPARVSDLEKENRQLKAQVAELQKRVQELEAEQKAAACRSRAKKLLTRLEKQGLSFASDEDREAELKRLAELSDEAFAATEAAYERLPKSAKADKDKDKEEKPADSDQGGKPAAKASTETPLRSDAGVRPHDVDDRKVSLEDRLRDGFMAAYRNRVGEDSPEHSQINA, from the coding sequence ATGGAACTGTTCGCCACAGACCTGGAAAGGCTGGCGTTTCTACTGGAGGCCGATGCGGCGCTGACTCTCGATCCCGACACGCTCGGGTCCGAGGCCGCCGAACAGTCCGCTCCTGAAGAGCTCCCTCCCGAGAAGCGCCCCAAGTACATCACCAACTACATCGGCAGTAAGCAGAAGCTCGTCGACTGGATCTGGAAGCATACCCCGGAAGGCGCTGGCACGGTGCTGGATGCCTTTTCGGGGTCTGCGGTCGTGGCCTACATGTACAAGACCAAGGGCCTCCAGGTCATCGCCAACGACCGGCTCCGCTACTGCCACCATGCCGCCAAGGCGATCATCGAGAACAACTCGGTTCGCCTGAGCGAGGACGAGATCGAGGCACTCCTGGCCGACAACGCCAAGGCGGGCAGCTTCGTTCAGGACAACTTCAAGGGCATCTTCTTCGCCAAGGGCGTCCATGCGCTGATCGACACCATCCGCGCCAACTGCGACAAGCTCTCCGGCTTCAAGAAAGACATCGCCCTGTTCGGCCTCGGCAAAACCTGCATGAGCGGCAAGGGTGGCTTCGGCCACTTCTCGTCGTCCACCGATTATGGCCGCCGCCAGGACACCCCTGACGAGTTCAAGGATCGTCTGCGCAAGAACCTGCAGCGTATCAACGCCCTGGTCTTCGACAACGACAAGGAGAACAAGGCATACCGGCAGGACATCAACGACCTGCTGCCGAAAGCCAAGGCGGATCTGGCCTACTTCGATCCGCCCTACGCCACCGAGTTTTCGACCACCAACTACGAGCGGGCCTACCACTTCGTGGAGGGGCTCATGACCTATTGGGAAGGGCTCGAAATCAAGGCCGACACCAAGGTCAAGTATTACGAGACCGACCACAAGACCGTCACCAAGGCCAACGCCAACGAGTTCTTCCAGACCTTTCTCGGTAATGCAAAGCACATCCCGCACTGGCTGATTTCCTACCGCGATCACGCCTATCCCAACGAGCAGGAGATGAAGCGGATCATCGGCTCCTTCGGCAAGCAGAGCCGGATGAAGTCCAAGGATCACCACTACGCCATCACCTCCAAGCACGGCGAGGCATCCAACGCCAAGGAGCGTCTGTTCGTATGCGCTCCCGGGGCCAAGGTCAGCGCCGAGCGGGAGGAAAAACCCTTTCCGATGGCCGCCGCCGCGAACTTCCACACCAGCATCCCCGTGGATATCCGGCTGGGCGAAGGCGAACGCCTCGCGACCGAGGCCATGGATGTCGGCTCGGCGGGCGACCCCCAGTTCAGCTTCGTGCTCTGCCGCACCGGGACCAACAAGAACGGCGACCACTTCACCGCCGAGGAGTTGTCCGGTCGGCACATGACGGCCGTGAACAAGAAGGTCGATCTGCAGCATTCGCAGGAGTTCAACGACATCGTCGGCGGCATCGTCGCCGCCGACTACCTGGAGGACGACAACGGCGGCCGCGTGGAATGCGTCGGCGAGCTTTACGTCCACGACACCCCGGCCGCCCGGCTGGCCTACAAGCTGATGAAGCGCGGGATCATCTCCCAGGTCTCCATGGAATGCGACTACCAGGAGGGCGAATGCTCGGTCTGCCACAAGCGCTTCCAGAACAAGGCCGACTACTGCACCCACCTGCGCAAATTCAAAGGCCGTGATTTCAACGGCCAACCCGTTTTCGAGATTCTGCACGGCGTCACTTTCACCGGACTGGGACTGCTCGACCGCAAAGGCGCGGACGAGAACGCCAGGATTCTGCAGGTGGCGTCCCTTCAGAGCCAGCCCGACCAATCCCAACCCGAAGGAGATTCCACGATGGAAGACAAAACCAAACCTACCGATGACCCGGCCGTCGAAGCGGCCAAGAAGAAACCGGCCCAGCAGGAAGGCGATCCTGCCCGCGTTTCCGACCTGGAAAAGGAAAACCGGCAACTCAAAGCCCAGGTCGCCGAGCTGCAGAAGCGCGTCCAGGAACTGGAAGCCGAACAAAAGGCGGCCGCTTGCCGTTCCCGCGCCAAGAAACTGCTCACCCGGCTGGAGAAGCAGGGGCTCTCCTTTGCGTCCGATGAGGACCGGGAAGCCGAGCTGAAACGCCTGGCCGAACTGTCCGACGAAGCCTTCGCCGCCACCGAGGCCGCTTATGAGCGCCTGCCCAAGTCGGCCAAGGCGGACAAGGACAAGGACAAGGAAGAGAAACCCGCTGACAGCGACCAGGGCGGCAAGCCCGCCGCCAAGGCATCGACGGAAACCCCGCTGCGCAGCGACGCCGGTGTTCGGCCCCACGATGTGGACGACCGCAAGGTGTCGCTCGAGGACCGTCTGCGCGACGGGTTCATGGCCGCTTACCGCAACCGTGTCGGCGAGGACTCTCCCGAACACTCGCAAATCAACGCATAA
- a CDS encoding phage portal protein family protein, with protein MESTAHQDEQPESLDTTGFVIAPLAAAAALDSAAFSKVNATEAIPATWEERARKAWEYYVEEPLVKNCVNSWRTFAVGDEIKITSDDETLKEQALEAAWRLNITQFIKDMVLQLLVKGDAIGFKRFTKSGQDIEELVCVNPVSVKVKYAQGELIEARQFPEDTPGGGESIPLPVEQVVHLKWDAPAFSPRGNSLVLPAFQAIELLRDYRRAEQAIAKRWATPFRLLKVGGAFGQKMVMPDQRMLEQVRDMVNKMDMKSGLVVPFYVNVETHGTDGQVLNVEDKVKEVKEDIVVALGLSRSLVTGDGPNFATASVSMQKMMVMIREIKQAARKLLDWVFDDWMELNGHGDKSIQFIFNDLDPSDAVDFKKLLIELYDRKLISRSSLQLKMDLDPDIEAANRETERKQIDLMDEKQVKPVVDMVVSGILSVPRARKMLQIPAEDDEPTAEAALVWSGDLESTGIAAVCDECSHFIADTNHCRVHNSERTFDAPACRFIDRREPR; from the coding sequence GTGGAAAGCACCGCCCATCAGGACGAACAACCCGAAAGCCTGGACACCACCGGCTTTGTCATCGCGCCGCTGGCCGCAGCGGCCGCGCTCGACTCGGCCGCCTTCAGCAAGGTCAACGCTACCGAGGCTATTCCGGCCACCTGGGAAGAACGCGCCCGTAAGGCCTGGGAATACTATGTCGAGGAGCCGCTGGTGAAGAACTGCGTCAACTCCTGGCGCACCTTCGCCGTGGGCGACGAGATCAAAATCACCAGCGATGACGAGACCCTCAAGGAGCAGGCTCTGGAGGCCGCCTGGCGGTTGAACATCACGCAATTCATCAAGGACATGGTTCTTCAGCTCCTGGTGAAAGGCGACGCCATCGGCTTCAAGCGCTTCACCAAGTCCGGCCAGGACATCGAGGAGCTGGTCTGCGTCAACCCGGTCTCGGTCAAGGTCAAATACGCCCAGGGCGAACTGATCGAGGCCCGGCAATTTCCCGAGGACACACCCGGCGGCGGGGAATCCATACCGCTGCCCGTCGAACAGGTGGTCCACCTCAAATGGGATGCTCCAGCCTTCTCGCCCCGGGGCAACTCCCTCGTGCTTCCCGCCTTTCAAGCCATCGAACTGCTGCGCGACTACCGCCGGGCCGAACAGGCCATCGCCAAGCGCTGGGCCACGCCGTTCCGCCTGCTCAAGGTGGGCGGCGCGTTCGGCCAGAAGATGGTGATGCCGGACCAGCGGATGCTCGAACAGGTCCGCGACATGGTCAACAAGATGGACATGAAAAGCGGCCTGGTGGTCCCGTTCTACGTCAATGTCGAAACCCACGGTACCGATGGCCAAGTCCTCAACGTCGAGGACAAGGTCAAGGAGGTGAAGGAAGACATTGTGGTGGCCCTGGGTTTGTCACGTTCGCTGGTGACCGGCGACGGTCCGAATTTCGCCACCGCCTCGGTGAGCATGCAGAAGATGATGGTCATGATCCGCGAGATCAAACAGGCCGCACGCAAGCTCCTCGACTGGGTGTTCGACGACTGGATGGAGCTGAACGGCCATGGCGACAAAAGCATCCAGTTCATCTTCAACGACCTCGACCCCAGCGACGCGGTCGATTTCAAGAAGCTCCTCATCGAACTCTACGACCGCAAGCTCATCAGCCGCTCCAGCCTTCAGCTCAAGATGGACCTGGACCCGGACATCGAGGCTGCCAACCGCGAGACCGAACGCAAGCAGATCGACCTGATGGACGAGAAGCAGGTGAAGCCGGTGGTGGATATGGTCGTCTCCGGCATCCTCAGCGTGCCTCGCGCCAGGAAGATGCTTCAGATTCCTGCCGAGGACGATGAACCAACGGCGGAGGCGGCATTGGTCTGGTCGGGCGACCTGGAGTCCACCGGCATTGCTGCCGTGTGCGACGAGTGCAGCCACTTCATTGCTGACACCAACCACTGCCGGGTCCACAACAGCGAGCGCACCTTCGACGCCCCGGCCTGTCGTTTCATCGACCGCCGGGAGCCCCGCTGA
- a CDS encoding minor capsid protein translates to MPSDLKQRIQAATLKSLTARNRYNDQVTAQLTQALKQAEDEVARAILQYRSLGSLPDNKLAALKGLEKLQLELEDTMKRLKREQTLVFRKTTKESFKLGIQQGIGELADAALPFYADLKPDGIDKLATKVFTIVDTNALDFMAQYNLTLAGDVNRELSDGIKRTILNGVATGKGADDIVRDMGKVIIDKDSFRQAGSRVFSKAQYRMEMIARTEVLRAHNMGRLKFHERVGIQKLEWLAMEDERMCPVCGGLDGKTFPIDKFPQQPAHPHCRCTNIVAWPMTVCGSEMVAKAAAQASQGDACILPPHVLEGMADAQAKENAKLKSAFENGDIADLGSLTVKQLQSLAKQNGVAIARTKADFIKLLDLAEPGIDHGDLAGAALSAKLKEHKIGLLRTKEELVELLGLKQAELKQAKLLAAQMAKIPPAEGLEGMTAQQLKEMAKENGISLNMTKQETIELLDKLEPGVDHSGLMGKELAAAKQKHGIGILKNKQQLVEALQKKAGADMAESVKKKAVDEAKQKLILKQKTALEDAAKAVVVPDTPTGYKDFLDAIAKAEQAVSGGTDLPQDLLAAHSKEIALKKQLFQDQVGKLKSAELKTLAKETKVQYWQWANKDELTTLFTETDPAKIKAVQASIDAKHAAWAEKHGGKKKTLPAKPATPKKEPPKPAPQPSPVKPPEPKIVKKGAEFTTVDTAWQQKGQPSKFKKTGKAAVGGAHEKEFWTDENGDKWLFKPIGRKDDEFIAFGEEAAYKIGRLIDPHSIEVRTIQLNGRTGSIQKWRTDLRDDFDFRNILPQDLTTIELEQIQREHVVDWLIANHDGHSKQFIRARDGRVYGIDKGQAFKFLGQDKLSLDYHPNGVCGEEEPFYNKVFRAAKEGKVRVDPNATLRYIQEVEKIADEDYLDLLRPYAEGRFSKDPAGLRYFYDQALDRKHNLRRDFEGYYADVLGDRGFRFDKLSAATGKKKLLSSAEETLVEEARKLGWQGKTLPFDSGDVEDQNALIFTESFKGKKRTVVKMKIRPDTDRRIDEVLRRYVQTAAGEKGQPLVEDSFFPTILDAVKNVNFHVGDGKYNRTKIDKALRLRKKLETLQKSADPKVKEMADHYLKWVKEIEESVDWDRATNGVFDQYLPKLDAQKPKEKPPFKVERGKVTHTKRRIGSGTITVEADDIDNRTLFNHNSRMQDGHQYTVTFEDGTRVRYRPWSDTNLYAQRGELEMILDGDATPGRVEAMLEKLEQLGIDTRVATAENAEQMYLEKLAYIRKTDKSADYKRLQKSLDDRNATTTERVQALRGYWQKELGVQDITQLSGYNPLGEYQAGFLDRDAKGGYRHQFRFDITEEDLEKQMKGYSLVHDLTNGESMSGFIDLIMENNGAMVSTVEKMRMGVAPGGMSPVADMQTGGASYFFTRIKKQPASDASPALYFKKQMLRRMDAISYDHDAYGKVIDDYVQRNRGASIDDWKRFSQRHGNETIFKYSVTLLDNIEFIVARSDNERREIIQSFTRRGIKKLPDGRKVEDIVHTSQSWSKRKQ, encoded by the coding sequence ATGCCATCGGACCTCAAGCAGCGCATCCAGGCGGCCACCCTGAAGAGTCTGACGGCCCGCAACCGCTACAACGACCAGGTCACGGCCCAGCTCACCCAGGCGCTGAAACAGGCCGAAGACGAGGTCGCCCGCGCCATCCTCCAGTACCGCTCCCTCGGCTCCCTGCCGGACAACAAGCTCGCCGCCCTCAAGGGGCTGGAAAAGCTCCAGCTCGAACTCGAGGACACCATGAAACGGCTCAAACGGGAGCAGACCCTGGTCTTTCGCAAGACGACCAAGGAATCCTTCAAGCTCGGCATCCAGCAGGGAATCGGAGAGCTCGCCGATGCGGCGCTGCCGTTCTACGCCGACCTGAAGCCAGATGGCATCGACAAGCTGGCCACCAAGGTGTTCACCATCGTCGACACCAATGCCCTCGACTTCATGGCGCAGTACAACCTTACCCTTGCCGGTGACGTTAACCGCGAACTCTCAGACGGTATCAAGCGCACCATCCTGAACGGTGTCGCCACGGGCAAGGGAGCCGACGACATCGTCCGGGACATGGGCAAGGTGATCATCGACAAGGACTCCTTTCGCCAGGCCGGAAGCCGGGTGTTCAGCAAGGCCCAGTACCGCATGGAGATGATCGCCCGCACCGAGGTCCTCCGCGCCCACAACATGGGCAGGCTCAAGTTCCACGAGCGGGTCGGCATCCAGAAATTGGAATGGCTGGCCATGGAGGACGAGCGCATGTGCCCGGTCTGCGGCGGCCTGGACGGCAAGACCTTTCCCATCGACAAGTTCCCGCAGCAACCCGCGCATCCGCACTGCCGCTGCACCAATATCGTGGCGTGGCCGATGACCGTCTGCGGCAGCGAGATGGTCGCCAAGGCCGCCGCCCAGGCATCGCAGGGGGACGCCTGCATTCTCCCGCCCCATGTGCTGGAAGGCATGGCCGACGCCCAGGCCAAGGAGAACGCCAAGCTCAAGAGCGCCTTTGAAAACGGCGACATCGCCGACCTCGGTTCGCTGACGGTCAAACAGCTCCAGAGCCTGGCGAAACAGAACGGCGTGGCCATCGCCCGGACCAAGGCCGATTTCATCAAGCTGCTCGATCTGGCCGAACCCGGGATCGATCACGGCGACCTGGCCGGAGCGGCGCTCAGCGCCAAGCTCAAGGAACATAAGATCGGCCTGCTGCGGACCAAGGAAGAACTGGTCGAGCTGCTGGGACTGAAGCAGGCGGAACTCAAACAGGCCAAGCTGCTCGCCGCCCAGATGGCGAAGATCCCTCCCGCCGAGGGGCTGGAGGGCATGACCGCCCAGCAGCTCAAGGAGATGGCAAAGGAGAACGGCATCTCCCTCAACATGACCAAACAGGAGACCATCGAGCTGCTGGACAAGCTGGAACCCGGCGTGGACCACAGCGGCCTGATGGGCAAGGAACTCGCGGCGGCCAAACAGAAGCACGGCATCGGCATCCTCAAGAACAAGCAGCAGCTCGTCGAGGCGCTGCAGAAAAAGGCCGGTGCCGACATGGCCGAGTCGGTCAAGAAAAAGGCGGTCGACGAGGCCAAGCAGAAGCTGATCCTGAAACAGAAAACGGCCCTCGAAGACGCCGCCAAGGCCGTGGTCGTTCCCGACACGCCGACCGGCTACAAGGATTTCCTCGACGCGATTGCCAAGGCGGAACAGGCGGTTTCCGGCGGCACCGATCTGCCCCAGGATCTGCTTGCGGCCCACAGCAAGGAAATCGCCCTCAAGAAACAGCTCTTCCAGGATCAGGTCGGCAAACTGAAATCGGCAGAGCTCAAGACGCTCGCCAAGGAGACCAAGGTCCAGTATTGGCAGTGGGCCAACAAAGACGAGCTGACCACGCTCTTCACCGAGACCGACCCGGCGAAAATCAAGGCGGTTCAGGCCAGCATCGACGCCAAGCACGCGGCCTGGGCCGAAAAACATGGCGGCAAAAAGAAAACCTTACCGGCCAAGCCCGCCACGCCGAAGAAAGAGCCACCGAAACCGGCTCCACAACCGAGCCCGGTCAAGCCGCCCGAGCCCAAGATCGTCAAGAAAGGCGCGGAGTTCACCACCGTCGATACCGCATGGCAGCAGAAGGGTCAGCCGTCAAAATTCAAGAAAACCGGCAAGGCCGCTGTCGGCGGCGCACATGAAAAGGAGTTCTGGACCGATGAAAACGGCGACAAATGGCTGTTCAAGCCCATTGGCCGCAAGGATGACGAGTTCATCGCCTTCGGAGAGGAAGCCGCCTACAAGATCGGCCGCCTGATCGACCCCCATTCCATCGAGGTGCGCACCATCCAGTTGAACGGCCGCACCGGCTCCATCCAGAAATGGCGTACCGATCTGCGGGACGACTTCGATTTTCGCAATATCCTGCCCCAGGATCTGACCACCATCGAACTGGAGCAGATCCAGCGCGAGCATGTGGTCGACTGGCTGATCGCCAACCACGACGGACACTCCAAGCAATTCATCCGCGCCCGGGACGGTCGCGTCTACGGCATCGACAAAGGCCAGGCCTTCAAGTTTCTGGGCCAGGACAAGCTCTCGCTCGACTATCACCCCAACGGCGTCTGCGGCGAGGAAGAGCCGTTTTACAACAAGGTCTTCCGGGCGGCCAAGGAAGGCAAGGTACGGGTCGATCCGAACGCGACCCTTCGCTACATCCAGGAAGTCGAAAAGATTGCCGACGAGGATTACCTCGATCTGTTGCGGCCCTACGCCGAGGGACGGTTTTCCAAGGACCCGGCCGGGCTGCGGTATTTCTACGATCAAGCCCTGGATCGGAAACACAATCTCCGGCGGGACTTCGAGGGCTATTACGCCGATGTGCTGGGGGATCGGGGCTTCCGTTTCGACAAGCTGAGCGCCGCCACCGGCAAGAAAAAGCTGCTCTCCTCCGCCGAAGAGACCCTGGTCGAAGAGGCCCGCAAACTCGGCTGGCAGGGCAAGACGCTGCCCTTCGACAGCGGCGACGTGGAGGACCAGAACGCGCTGATCTTCACCGAGAGCTTCAAGGGGAAGAAGCGCACCGTGGTCAAGATGAAGATCCGGCCGGACACCGACCGCCGCATCGACGAGGTGCTGCGCAGGTATGTGCAGACGGCGGCCGGGGAAAAGGGACAACCGCTGGTCGAAGACAGCTTCTTTCCGACGATTCTGGACGCCGTCAAAAACGTCAACTTCCACGTGGGCGACGGCAAGTACAACCGGACCAAGATCGACAAGGCCCTGCGCCTGCGCAAGAAACTGGAGACCCTGCAAAAGAGCGCCGACCCCAAGGTCAAGGAGATGGCGGACCACTATCTGAAATGGGTCAAGGAGATCGAAGAGTCCGTCGACTGGGACCGGGCCACCAACGGCGTATTCGATCAGTACTTGCCCAAGCTCGACGCGCAGAAACCCAAGGAGAAACCGCCGTTTAAGGTGGAACGTGGCAAGGTGACCCATACCAAGCGCAGGATCGGTTCCGGCACCATCACTGTCGAGGCCGACGACATCGACAACCGGACGCTGTTCAATCACAACTCCCGCATGCAGGACGGACACCAGTACACCGTTACCTTCGAGGACGGCACCCGGGTCCGCTATCGCCCCTGGTCGGACACCAACCTCTATGCCCAGCGCGGCGAGCTGGAAATGATCCTGGACGGCGACGCCACCCCTGGACGGGTCGAGGCGATGCTGGAAAAGCTCGAACAGCTTGGGATCGATACCCGGGTGGCCACGGCGGAAAACGCCGAGCAGATGTATCTCGAAAAGCTCGCCTACATCCGCAAGACCGACAAGAGCGCCGACTACAAACGGCTGCAGAAATCCCTCGACGACCGCAATGCCACCACCACCGAGCGGGTCCAGGCTCTGCGCGGCTATTGGCAAAAGGAACTGGGAGTTCAGGACATCACCCAGCTTTCCGGATACAACCCGCTGGGCGAATACCAGGCGGGTTTTCTGGACCGCGACGCCAAGGGCGGATACCGGCACCAGTTCCGGTTCGACATCACCGAGGAGGACCTGGAAAAACAGATGAAGGGCTACTCGCTGGTCCACGATCTGACCAACGGTGAGAGCATGTCCGGCTTCATCGACTTGATCATGGAGAACAACGGAGCCATGGTCAGCACGGTCGAGAAGATGCGCATGGGCGTGGCTCCGGGCGGAATGTCCCCGGTGGCCGACATGCAGACCGGCGGCGCGAGCTATTTCTTCACCCGAATCAAGAAGCAACCGGCCAGCGATGCCTCACCGGCCCTCTACTTCAAGAAACAGATGCTGCGGCGCATGGACGCCATCAGCTATGACCATGACGCCTACGGCAAGGTGATCGACGACTACGTGCAGCGCAACCGGGGAGCCAGCATCGATGATTGGAAGCGGTTCTCGCAGCGCCATGGCAACGAAACCATCTTCAAATACTCGGTGACGCTGCTGGACAACATCGAGTTCATCGTGGCCAGAAGCGACAACGAACGCCGGGAGATCATCCAGAGTTTCACCCGGCGTGGCATCAAGAAACTGCCCGACGGGCGCAAGGTGGAGGACATCGTCCATACCTCGCAAAGCTGGAGCAAACGCAAACAATGA
- a CDS encoding HK97-fold major capsid protein — translation MKTNQLKIHSQEYMETMARLMSEALESPEGMRALAAAIAAPIEQEIKRKEISSLLLTKHTLPKGERPVYQKKPTVKAHWISKDGDAQEQEVGKDEVEFPTNRIHSNPMVDVSVLKNGNIGTLMDIQTSAADAIRKEMDRRTISVLSSAIPAANIIEVTGGELVEDALNEAISIIEDLELSVKYIVMRGRRFNDMRGWNLDPQTKLELRQKGVIKNYGTGGILLTASMPLDEIIIVPDEEVGKMPVRENLKTESIDQKTRFKTGWLVWSEIGQGITRPDIMAKVKLVP, via the coding sequence ATGAAAACCAATCAGTTGAAGATCCATTCCCAGGAATACATGGAAACCATGGCGCGGCTCATGAGCGAGGCTCTCGAGTCGCCCGAAGGCATGCGGGCGCTTGCCGCCGCCATCGCCGCGCCCATCGAACAGGAGATCAAACGCAAGGAGATCTCCTCGCTGCTGCTCACCAAGCACACGCTGCCCAAGGGCGAACGTCCGGTCTATCAGAAGAAGCCGACGGTCAAGGCCCACTGGATCAGCAAGGACGGCGACGCCCAGGAGCAGGAGGTGGGCAAGGACGAGGTCGAGTTCCCCACCAACCGCATCCACTCCAACCCGATGGTGGACGTTTCCGTCCTCAAGAACGGCAACATCGGCACGCTGATGGACATCCAGACCAGCGCCGCCGACGCCATCCGCAAGGAGATGGATCGCCGCACCATCTCGGTGCTCTCCTCGGCCATCCCGGCGGCCAACATCATCGAGGTGACGGGTGGCGAGCTGGTGGAAGACGCCCTGAACGAGGCCATCTCGATCATCGAGGACCTGGAGCTGTCGGTGAAGTACATCGTCATGCGCGGCCGCCGTTTCAACGACATGCGCGGCTGGAACCTCGATCCCCAGACCAAGCTCGAGCTGCGTCAGAAGGGTGTCATCAAAAACTACGGCACCGGCGGCATTCTGTTGACCGCCTCCATGCCGCTGGACGAGATCATCATCGTCCCGGATGAAGAGGTCGGCAAGATGCCGGTGCGCGAAAACCTGAAGACGGAGTCCATCGACCAGAAGACCCGCTTCAAGACTGGCTGGCTGGTGTGGTCCGAAATCGGTCAGGGCATTACCCGCCCCGACATCATGGCCAAGGTCAAACTGGTTCCGTAA
- a CDS encoding terminase large subunit domain-containing protein — translation MAVTDKERKLAATLSDPVLWGQAYLYNRDGSGRDYWPHQVEDLRCPAKNIIHLDGRDVGKSIVLSTDALHYAFTTRGGQGLIAAPHQGHLDTIIEEIEFQLDTNPDLMNSIALTKYGKPKIHRKPYFRLEFTNGSVLYFRPAGAYGDAFRSLHVGRVWVDEGAWLTERAWKALRQCLKAGGTLRIYSTPNGLRDTTYYRLTSSDQFHVFRWPSWLNPLWTEDRESELMEFYGGRDSSGWQHEVAGEHGKPSYGAFNVEQFNLCRQDLLEYQKIVITDSELRDCDTEEAAHDRLEMLLNLTPRSGQFWVGGDLGYTNDPTEIVVFQETEIGERTLLKMILRVHLEHVSYPHIAQIIALLERYYTPAGIGVDNGGNGLAVVQELLTLDKYKGLELEGRLKGYDFGGMTRLAVRDGKEIKKRTKELMTSLINGALQRKQLIFPSDDLEVEDQFTTHTYTLRDGKIIYSKGNDHIIDAVRCAMLIREEGNLDPVGEEVVSLKPVLTNPVFI, via the coding sequence ATGGCGGTAACCGACAAGGAGCGCAAACTCGCGGCGACCCTGAGCGATCCCGTGTTGTGGGGGCAAGCCTACCTCTACAACCGGGATGGCTCAGGCCGCGACTATTGGCCGCATCAGGTGGAGGACCTGCGCTGCCCGGCCAAGAACATCATCCACCTCGACGGCCGGGACGTAGGCAAGTCCATCGTGCTCTCGACCGACGCGCTCCATTACGCCTTCACCACGCGAGGCGGCCAGGGCCTCATCGCGGCTCCGCACCAGGGGCATCTCGACACCATCATCGAGGAGATCGAGTTCCAGCTCGACACCAACCCGGATCTGATGAACAGCATCGCCCTGACCAAGTACGGCAAGCCCAAGATCCACCGCAAACCCTACTTCCGGCTGGAGTTCACCAACGGTTCGGTGCTCTATTTCCGCCCGGCCGGGGCTTATGGCGACGCCTTCCGGTCCCTGCACGTGGGCCGCGTCTGGGTCGATGAAGGAGCCTGGCTGACCGAACGGGCCTGGAAGGCGCTGCGCCAATGCCTCAAGGCCGGGGGGACGCTACGCATCTACTCCACTCCCAACGGCCTGCGCGACACCACCTATTACCGGCTCACCTCGTCGGATCAGTTCCATGTGTTCCGCTGGCCGTCCTGGCTCAACCCTCTGTGGACCGAGGATCGTGAGTCTGAACTGATGGAGTTCTACGGCGGTCGCGACAGCTCCGGCTGGCAGCACGAGGTGGCCGGTGAACACGGCAAGCCCTCCTATGGGGCCTTCAATGTCGAACAGTTCAACCTCTGTCGGCAGGATCTGCTGGAGTACCAGAAGATCGTCATCACCGATTCCGAGCTGCGCGATTGCGACACCGAGGAAGCGGCCCACGACCGGCTGGAGATGCTGCTCAACCTCACGCCCCGCAGCGGGCAGTTCTGGGTTGGCGGCGACCTGGGCTACACCAACGACCCCACCGAGATCGTCGTATTCCAGGAGACGGAGATCGGCGAGCGGACGCTGTTGAAGATGATCCTGCGCGTCCATCTCGAACACGTTTCCTATCCGCACATCGCCCAGATCATCGCGCTGCTGGAGCGTTACTACACCCCGGCGGGCATCGGCGTGGACAACGGCGGAAACGGTCTGGCTGTGGTTCAGGAATTGCTCACCCTGGACAAGTACAAAGGGCTGGAGCTGGAAGGCAGGCTCAAGGGATACGACTTCGGCGGCATGACCCGGCTGGCGGTGCGGGACGGCAAGGAAATCAAGAAGCGGACCAAGGAGCTGATGACCAGCCTCATCAACGGAGCCCTGCAGCGCAAGCAGCTCATTTTCCCCTCGGACGACCTGGAGGTGGAAGACCAGTTCACCACCCACACCTACACACTGCGGGACGGCAAGATCATCTATTCCAAGGGTAACGACCACATCATCGACGCGGTGCGCTGTGCCATGCTGATCAGGGAGGAAGGCAACCTCGACCCGGTCGGCGAAGAGGTGGTTTCGCTCAAGCCGGTGCTCACAAATCCGGTCTTCATCTGA